In one Echinicola marina genomic region, the following are encoded:
- a CDS encoding tetratricopeptide repeat protein has protein sequence MNKIILTTLLLIPSSWSQISDRNKAIDSAAEQYGKAAYEESVRQHLNLLNEFGITAEEANFDLALSYQFNEQQEEAQRKFLELSAARNKAIASSSANQNGVLHGRSEKYQEALQAFKTALIKDPNNDIARYNYELLARWLEKNEDQQKDQEQNENQDQKEPSNYAKRMKAQADKLVDQFKFQEALDVMNKALEIDETVSHYQEFIKNLGDINEINEN, from the coding sequence ATGAATAAGATTATTCTGACCACGCTTTTATTGATTCCTTCATCTTGGAGCCAAATTTCGGATAGAAATAAGGCCATTGATAGTGCTGCTGAACAATATGGCAAGGCAGCTTATGAAGAATCTGTGCGTCAGCACCTGAACTTGCTCAATGAATTTGGCATTACTGCTGAGGAAGCTAATTTTGACTTAGCCTTGAGCTACCAATTCAATGAGCAGCAAGAAGAAGCCCAAAGAAAATTCTTGGAACTGAGCGCGGCCAGAAACAAGGCCATTGCCTCTTCCTCAGCCAATCAAAATGGTGTTTTACACGGCAGAAGTGAAAAGTACCAAGAAGCGCTCCAAGCCTTTAAAACTGCCTTGATCAAAGATCCCAACAACGACATAGCCCGTTATAATTATGAGTTGTTGGCCAGATGGCTGGAAAAAAATGAAGACCAGCAAAAAGACCAAGAGCAGAATGAAAACCAAGACCAAAAGGAACCATCCAATTATGCCAAGCGCATGAAAGCACAAGCGGATAAGCTGGTGGATCAATTCAAGTTCCAAGAAGCATTGGATGTGATGAACAAGGCTTTGGAAATCGATGAAACTGTTTCTCACTATCAGGAGTTTATTAAGAACTTAGGAGACATTAATGAAATCAATGAAAATTAA
- a CDS encoding vWA domain-containing protein translates to MIWAYPNVSLLSILAVIFSLLYAVYLYRFYIINKKLKVKTHRLFLKMGLRVLYFLLFLVALAGPSVGNATKEIKQEGKDIFIAIDLSQSMNAQDIGPSRLQRVKFELKNLVKNFSTDRIGLIIFSSEAFVQCPLTFDQNVLQLHLDGLHTNLVPNYGTDIAAPLTLAIQKFKTDENQDPKSKSIVLISDGENFGDNLNAIIDNMKEEGIRVFSLGVGTEKGSTIPKGNGIIMDKNSNGPAISKLSSNTLKRIASETNGQYFEISDDAQEIPQLITTIEKVEGTVTGSRTVEASANKYFYFLLAALGLALLDMILPLRTISM, encoded by the coding sequence ATGATTTGGGCGTATCCTAATGTTTCTTTATTGAGTATTCTAGCGGTGATTTTCTCTCTGCTCTATGCGGTATATTTGTACCGGTTTTATATTATCAATAAAAAGTTAAAGGTTAAAACTCACCGGCTTTTTCTGAAAATGGGCCTGAGGGTACTTTATTTTCTTTTGTTTTTGGTGGCCTTGGCGGGCCCTTCTGTGGGAAATGCCACTAAGGAAATCAAACAAGAAGGCAAGGATATCTTCATTGCAATTGATCTTTCCCAATCCATGAACGCCCAAGATATAGGTCCTTCACGACTGCAAAGGGTGAAATTTGAGCTAAAAAACCTTGTTAAAAATTTCAGTACCGACCGCATCGGACTGATCATATTCAGTTCAGAAGCCTTTGTACAATGCCCCTTGACCTTTGATCAAAATGTATTGCAGCTCCATCTGGATGGCTTGCATACCAATTTGGTACCTAACTACGGAACGGATATTGCGGCCCCGCTGACCCTTGCCATTCAAAAGTTCAAAACAGACGAAAACCAAGATCCAAAGTCAAAATCCATTGTATTGATCAGTGATGGAGAAAACTTTGGTGATAACCTCAACGCCATCATTGATAATATGAAGGAGGAAGGCATCAGGGTTTTTAGTCTTGGTGTGGGTACAGAAAAAGGAAGTACTATCCCTAAGGGAAATGGCATCATCATGGACAAAAACTCCAATGGACCGGCCATCAGTAAGCTCTCCAGTAATACTTTGAAAAGAATTGCCAGCGAAACCAATGGCCAATATTTTGAGATAAGTGATGATGCACAGGAAATTCCACAATTGATTACTACTATTGAAAAGGTAGAGGGTACTGTAACTGGATCCAGAACTGTAGAAGCCTCCGCCAATAAATACTTCTATTTCCTATTAGCGGCTTTAGGCCTTGCCTTGTTGGACATGATATTGCCGCTTAGGACAATCAGTATGTAA